The following proteins come from a genomic window of Microbacterium sp. SY138:
- a CDS encoding ABC transporter substrate-binding protein, translating to MPARPVRRLLPFAALAAATALVLSACAAPGSDGEGGELVWSIEGANLSAGHMDPQVSQLDVSGMVQRAVLDSLVFQEADGTFSPWLAKSWEVSPDSTEYTFVLRDDVTFTDGEKFDAAAVKANFDRIVDPETASAQAASMLGADFYEGTEVVDDYTVTVTFTQPYAPFLQAASTPQLGFYSPAVLAKSADKLKAGGPDVTVGTGPFELTEYTPDQEIVYTRNDDYAWGPHDAKAPKFETLRVEIQPEASVRTGVVTSGEADLASNIPPNLAKDLGDGITVDSIEYPGLPYSLYLNEKYGVFADEKVRQAFARGVDIDAAVEEIYFGQFPRAWSILGSTTPGYDASLEGSWPFDQDAANALLDEAGWTARDTDGIRMKDGKRLSVRWIAWTPVPDDRAALANAIQSDLKEIGFEVQREVLEPGAYNEQYEPKTFDLTDWGFSGVDPDLLRSHLHTDGFQNASQVSDPEIDALLEKAVATSDQDERNELYTQLQQWNATYTAIVPLYSPSAITAVGDRVDGLQYDLYGRPLFYDVTVG from the coding sequence ATGCCCGCAAGACCTGTGCGTCGTCTCCTGCCCTTCGCGGCGCTCGCCGCTGCCACTGCGCTGGTGCTCAGCGCATGCGCGGCTCCCGGCTCGGACGGCGAGGGCGGAGAGCTCGTGTGGTCCATCGAGGGCGCGAACCTCTCGGCTGGGCACATGGACCCGCAGGTGAGCCAGCTCGACGTCTCCGGCATGGTGCAGCGGGCGGTGCTCGACTCGCTGGTGTTCCAGGAGGCGGATGGAACGTTCAGCCCGTGGCTCGCGAAGAGCTGGGAGGTCTCGCCGGACAGCACGGAGTACACGTTCGTGCTCCGTGACGACGTGACCTTCACCGACGGCGAGAAGTTCGACGCCGCCGCGGTCAAGGCGAACTTCGACCGCATCGTCGATCCGGAGACGGCATCCGCGCAGGCGGCCAGCATGCTCGGCGCCGACTTCTATGAGGGCACCGAAGTCGTCGACGACTACACGGTCACGGTGACCTTCACGCAGCCGTACGCACCGTTCCTGCAGGCGGCGAGCACGCCGCAGCTCGGCTTCTACTCGCCGGCCGTCCTCGCGAAGTCCGCGGACAAGCTCAAGGCGGGGGGACCCGACGTCACCGTCGGTACCGGTCCGTTCGAGCTCACCGAGTACACGCCGGACCAGGAGATCGTGTACACCCGCAACGACGACTATGCGTGGGGTCCGCATGATGCGAAGGCCCCGAAGTTCGAGACGCTGCGTGTGGAGATCCAGCCGGAAGCCTCGGTCCGCACGGGCGTGGTGACGAGCGGGGAGGCCGACCTGGCCAGCAACATCCCGCCGAACCTCGCGAAGGATCTCGGCGACGGCATCACGGTCGATTCGATCGAGTACCCGGGTCTGCCGTACTCGCTGTACCTGAACGAGAAGTACGGGGTGTTCGCGGACGAGAAGGTGCGTCAGGCCTTCGCGCGCGGCGTCGACATCGACGCGGCGGTGGAGGAGATCTACTTCGGCCAGTTCCCGCGCGCATGGAGCATCCTCGGCTCGACGACCCCGGGCTACGACGCGTCGCTCGAGGGCAGCTGGCCGTTCGACCAGGACGCCGCGAACGCGCTCCTCGACGAGGCGGGATGGACCGCACGCGACACCGACGGCATCCGTATGAAGGACGGCAAGCGGCTCTCGGTGCGATGGATCGCCTGGACTCCCGTTCCGGATGACCGCGCCGCTCTCGCGAACGCGATCCAGTCCGACCTCAAGGAGATCGGGTTCGAGGTCCAGCGCGAGGTGCTCGAACCCGGGGCCTACAACGAGCAGTACGAGCCGAAGACGTTCGATCTGACGGACTGGGGCTTCTCCGGCGTCGACCCCGACCTGCTGCGCAGCCACCTGCACACCGACGGGTTCCAGAACGCGTCGCAGGTGAGCGATCCCGAGATCGATGCATTGCTGGAGAAGGCCGTCGCGACCAGCGACCAGGACGAGCGCAACGAGCTCTACACCCAGCTGCAGCAGTGGAACGCGACGTATACGGCGATCGTGCCGCTCTACAGCCCGTCGGCGATCACCGCCGTCGGCGATCGCGTCGACGGGCTGCAGTACGACCTGTACGGTCGACCGCTGTTCTACGATGTGACCGTCGGCTGA
- a CDS encoding ABC transporter permease gives MRAALVRIAGLAASVVIVLWGAATVAFLAFRVIPGDPVSVMLGPQAQVSEAVKEGIRADLGLDRPPFEQYLGFIGQLARGDLGESYQLRMPVTEVIGRQLGATVQLSVLALVIALVLALSVAVLVRGKAGRTVAAAVELVVLSSPVFWIGLVLLSVFAFGLGWFPVSGARNPATIVLPAITLALPVAALLSQVLRDGLMQAERMPFAETVRARGASPSWFTLRHGLRHGAASAVTLAAYLTGSVLGGAVLVETVFARPGLGRVTLAAISDRDLPVITGIILLSALVFVAVNLVVELVHPLIDPRIRASRSGGVR, from the coding sequence GTGAGGGCTGCTCTCGTCCGTATCGCCGGCCTCGCCGCGTCCGTCGTGATCGTCCTCTGGGGCGCGGCGACCGTCGCCTTCCTCGCCTTCCGGGTGATCCCGGGGGATCCGGTATCGGTGATGCTGGGGCCCCAGGCGCAGGTGAGCGAGGCGGTCAAAGAAGGCATCAGAGCCGATCTCGGGCTCGATCGCCCGCCGTTCGAGCAGTACCTCGGTTTCATCGGTCAGCTCGCTCGGGGAGACCTGGGAGAGTCGTACCAGCTGCGGATGCCCGTGACCGAGGTGATCGGGCGTCAACTCGGTGCGACGGTCCAGCTTTCGGTGCTCGCGCTCGTGATCGCCCTGGTGCTCGCGCTGTCCGTGGCGGTGCTCGTTCGCGGCAAGGCGGGTCGGACGGTCGCGGCGGCGGTCGAACTGGTGGTGCTCTCCTCCCCGGTCTTCTGGATCGGGCTCGTCCTGCTGAGCGTCTTCGCGTTCGGTCTGGGCTGGTTCCCGGTGTCGGGTGCTCGCAACCCCGCCACGATCGTGCTGCCGGCGATCACGCTCGCGCTTCCGGTGGCGGCGCTGCTCAGCCAAGTGCTGCGCGACGGGCTGATGCAGGCGGAGCGGATGCCCTTCGCCGAGACGGTGCGGGCTCGTGGGGCCAGTCCCTCGTGGTTCACGCTGCGGCATGGGCTTCGACACGGCGCCGCCTCTGCTGTCACGCTCGCCGCCTACCTGACCGGATCCGTCCTCGGTGGGGCGGTGCTCGTGGAGACGGTGTTCGCCCGTCCTGGCCTCGGCCGGGTCACACTCGCCGCGATCAGCGACCGCGACCTTCCGGTGATCACGGGGATCATCCTCTTGAGCGCCCTGGTCTTCGTGGCGGTGAACCTCGTCGTCGAACTCGTCCATCCGCTGATCGACCCGCGCATCAGGGCTTCGCGATCGGGAGGTGTCCGATGA
- a CDS encoding ABC transporter permease — MRRAQRMLLWVAILVLAVIAFAALWPGVLATHDPLQTDVRSALLPPSAEHLFGTDQSGRDVYSRVVYGAARSLGIGLLATGVALVGGLVIGALAGVAPRSVDTTVMRVNDVLMAFPEFLVALVVVAVLGPGPVNIAIAVTLAAVPVYVRLARVQTQTLRVAEHVEAARILGVPRMRAFTRHVVPGVLGALSVLATIGIGSSILAAAGLSFLGLGPSEPTPEWGLMLAGGRNVLGQAWWISLFPGIAITLTVVAATVVGRILRARGDGRIA; from the coding sequence ATGAGGCGCGCGCAGCGGATGCTGCTGTGGGTCGCGATCCTGGTCCTCGCGGTGATCGCGTTCGCGGCGCTCTGGCCCGGTGTCCTCGCCACGCACGATCCGCTGCAGACGGATGTCCGCTCCGCCCTGCTTCCCCCGAGCGCCGAGCATCTGTTCGGCACCGACCAGAGCGGACGCGACGTGTACTCGCGGGTCGTCTACGGTGCGGCGCGCTCGCTGGGCATCGGGCTCCTCGCCACCGGGGTGGCGCTCGTCGGCGGACTCGTCATCGGCGCGCTCGCCGGGGTCGCGCCGAGGAGCGTCGACACCACGGTGATGCGGGTGAACGACGTGCTGATGGCTTTCCCCGAGTTTCTCGTCGCACTCGTCGTCGTCGCCGTGCTGGGCCCGGGACCGGTGAACATCGCGATCGCGGTGACGCTGGCCGCCGTGCCCGTCTACGTCCGGCTGGCCCGAGTGCAGACGCAGACTCTCCGCGTCGCCGAGCACGTCGAGGCGGCGCGCATCCTCGGGGTGCCACGGATGCGCGCATTCACCCGGCACGTGGTTCCGGGAGTCCTCGGCGCGCTGAGCGTGCTCGCCACCATCGGCATCGGCTCCAGCATCCTGGCAGCGGCCGGGCTCAGCTTCCTGGGGCTCGGCCCGTCGGAGCCGACTCCCGAGTGGGGACTGATGCTCGCCGGTGGGCGCAACGTCCTCGGGCAGGCCTGGTGGATCTCGCTGTTCCCCGGCATCGCGATCACGCTCACCGTGGTGGCGGCGACCGTCGTGGGGCGTATCCTGCGCGCTCGCGGAGACGGGAGGATCGCATGA
- a CDS encoding ABC transporter ATP-binding protein, with product MSVALEVRGLRIAFDGNPVVDDVSFAVDRGECIAIVGESGAGKSLTARALLGLTPTDADVSLDGLVVDGTDAAGLSERAWRELRGAGIALVSQDALVSLDPLRRIGAEIAEPLLLHQIVRGRAARAERVRELLARVWMPDPERRSRQHPHELSGGLRQRALIASALAADPAVLVADEPTTALDATVQARVLGLLREIVEAGTALVFISHDFAAVRRIADRVLVMRGGVVVESGPVTEVLENPRHEYTKQLIAATIHEPRATAPADSSTLLIADEVSRSFDAVPAVVDASFALKDGRTLGIVGESGSGKTTLARMIVGVDAPDAGTLRWTSQRRVQLVHQNPLGAFDPRWTIGRSLREGLEAGGVPRAQRAAGVARLLAEVDLAPELADRRPSALSGGQRQRAAIARALAADPEVLVLDEPVSALDPSVRERVLRLLARVQQERQLTMILVSHDLDVVGAVADEVLVMQDGRIVEQGTTAEVFGAPQHAFTRELLAASGPAEL from the coding sequence ATGAGCGTCGCCCTGGAAGTGCGCGGGCTGCGGATCGCATTCGACGGGAACCCGGTCGTCGATGACGTGTCCTTCGCCGTCGACCGCGGAGAGTGCATCGCGATCGTGGGGGAGTCCGGCGCCGGCAAGTCGCTCACGGCTCGTGCGCTGCTGGGACTGACTCCCACGGACGCCGACGTCTCGCTGGACGGGCTGGTCGTGGACGGGACGGATGCGGCCGGGCTGTCCGAGCGCGCGTGGCGCGAGCTGCGCGGGGCCGGGATCGCGCTCGTCTCCCAGGACGCCCTGGTCTCGCTCGATCCCCTGCGACGGATCGGGGCAGAGATCGCCGAGCCGCTGCTCTTGCACCAGATCGTCCGGGGACGGGCGGCGAGGGCGGAGCGGGTGCGGGAGCTCCTGGCACGGGTATGGATGCCCGACCCCGAACGCCGCTCCCGACAGCACCCGCACGAGCTCTCCGGTGGACTCCGACAGCGAGCACTCATCGCCTCCGCGCTCGCCGCGGATCCCGCCGTGCTGGTGGCGGACGAGCCGACGACTGCTCTCGACGCGACCGTGCAGGCACGGGTCCTCGGTCTGCTGCGCGAGATCGTCGAGGCGGGAACGGCACTCGTGTTCATCAGCCACGACTTCGCGGCCGTCCGACGGATCGCCGATCGCGTCCTGGTGATGAGGGGTGGGGTCGTCGTGGAGTCCGGTCCGGTGACCGAGGTTCTCGAGAACCCCCGGCATGAGTACACGAAGCAGCTCATCGCGGCGACGATCCATGAACCACGCGCTACGGCCCCCGCGGATTCCTCGACGCTGCTGATCGCCGACGAGGTCTCACGGAGCTTCGATGCCGTGCCCGCGGTCGTCGATGCCTCCTTCGCCCTGAAAGACGGACGGACGCTCGGCATCGTCGGGGAGTCGGGGTCCGGTAAGACGACGCTGGCGCGCATGATCGTCGGAGTCGACGCTCCGGACGCCGGTACGCTGCGGTGGACATCGCAGCGCCGGGTGCAGCTCGTGCACCAGAATCCGCTCGGAGCGTTCGACCCGCGATGGACGATCGGCCGTTCGTTGCGAGAGGGGCTGGAAGCGGGCGGGGTGCCTCGCGCTCAGCGGGCTGCGGGCGTCGCCCGACTCCTCGCCGAGGTCGACCTCGCCCCGGAGCTCGCCGACCGGCGTCCGAGCGCGCTCTCCGGCGGACAGCGGCAGCGGGCGGCCATCGCCCGCGCGCTCGCCGCCGACCCGGAGGTGCTGGTCCTCGACGAACCTGTCTCGGCCCTCGACCCCTCGGTGCGGGAGCGGGTGCTGCGGCTGCTCGCGCGGGTGCAGCAGGAGCGGCAGTTGACGATGATCCTCGTCTCCCACGACCTCGATGTGGTCGGAGCGGTCGCCGACGAGGTGCTCGTGATGCAGGACGGACGGATCGTCGAGCAGGGCACCACTGCAGAGGTGTTCGGGGCGCCGCAGCATGCGTTCACCCGTGAGCTGCTCGCCGCGAGCGGCCCTGCCGAGCTCTGA
- a CDS encoding pentapeptide repeat-containing protein, with translation MARTPESPAPPRITDPDLPPVLEPAVPRRSADLIAARLDLSGTVDLAYSTLEQCVVSADADTVDLTGATVVDVDMPGVRIASLRMRDAGVRRVRISGGRIGTLDLSESRISELELRDVRIDYLNLGAAKVTDLEISGCAIRTIDMPQAELTRARFTATSTDEVDSRGMRAKDLDLRGLDAVAFLDANSLRGATLTSFQVQQLAPVIAAGIGIQIKD, from the coding sequence ATGGCCCGCACCCCCGAGTCCCCCGCTCCTCCCCGCATCACCGACCCCGACCTCCCGCCCGTGCTCGAGCCCGCTGTTCCCCGACGCAGCGCCGACCTGATCGCCGCCCGGCTCGACCTGAGCGGCACCGTCGATCTCGCCTACTCGACGCTCGAGCAGTGCGTGGTGAGCGCTGACGCCGACACGGTCGATCTCACCGGAGCGACGGTCGTCGACGTCGACATGCCGGGTGTGCGCATCGCCTCGCTCCGCATGCGCGATGCCGGCGTGCGGCGGGTGCGGATCAGCGGTGGCCGCATCGGCACGCTCGACTTGAGCGAGTCGCGCATCTCGGAGCTCGAGCTGCGCGACGTGCGCATCGACTACCTGAACCTCGGTGCGGCGAAGGTCACCGATCTCGAGATCTCCGGCTGCGCCATCCGCACGATCGACATGCCGCAGGCCGAGCTGACGCGCGCGAGATTCACCGCCACGTCGACCGACGAGGTCGATTCGCGGGGCATGCGGGCGAAGGACCTCGACCTGCGCGGCCTCGACGCTGTCGCCTTCCTCGATGCCAACAGCCTCCGCGGAGCGACTCTCACGTCCTTCCAGGTGCAGCAGCTCGCGCCGGTCATCGCGGCGGGCATCGGCATCCAGATCAAGGACTGA
- the ileS gene encoding isoleucine--tRNA ligase, protein MTYPRSSFGPAADSVAPSPRFPQIEEEVLAFWKTDDTFRASIAQREGSPEWVFYDGPPFANGLPHYGHLLTGYAKDVFPRFQTMTGHKVDRVFGWDTHGLPAELEAMKQLGITEKAEIEEMGIDVFNAKAKSSVLAYTHEWQDYVTRQARWVDFDRGYKTLDLGYMESVLWAFKTLYDKGLAYEGYRVLPYCWRDETPLSAHELRMDDDVYQMRQDPSVTVTFPLTGAKAEALGLTGVRALAWTTTPWTLPTNLALAVGPDIEYVVLPAGPRGAADVHQAAGTTDAAVEASAHRYLLAKQLIGGYAKDLGYESADDALAAVDATVRGAELQDVTYDRLFDYYADTETYGTENAWRILVDDYVTVSDGTGIVHQAPAYGEDDQRVAGAAGIPTILSLDDGGKFLPNVTDVAGQLWMDANTPLVRLIRENGRLIRLQSYEHSYPHCWRCRNPLIYKAVSSWFIRVTDIKDDMLANNEQITWVPENVKHGQFGKWLEGARDWSISRNRYWGSPIPIWKSDDPEYPRVDAYGSLEDLERDFGTLPRNPEGEVDLHRPYIDDLTRPNPDDPTGKSTMRRIEDVFDVWFDSGSMPYAQVHYPFENQEWFDSHAPADFIVEYIGQTRGWFYVMHVLSTALFNRPAFTGVSCHGIVLGSDGYKMSKSLRNYPDVSEVLDRDGSDAMRWFLMSSSVLRGGNLAVTEEGIRSGVREFLLPLWNSWYFFATYANASGAEGYQAEWRTDSTDVLDRYILARLGDLVREVRVDLEGLDSTTASARLRDFAEVLTNWYIRRSRDRFWTGVTEDPKSREAFDTLYTVLETLTRVAAPLVPLVSERVWQGLTGGRSVHLTDWPDDTQFPAADEIRDAMDAVRELSSVGNALRKKEKLRVRLPLARFTVVSPLAASLGQFEDILREELNVKSVELVTLADDTAAEYGIAHRLSVNARAAGPRLGKDVQKAIQAARSGDWSEVSGVVTAGGIVLEPSEYELVLETTGRPEGEALAIVPTGGFVLLDTRTTPELEAEGLARDVIRAVQETRKNADFDVSDRIQLVLRFQDDVDTQAVVSAFDLAGIAAETLAEEYYVIDAQGDSIFGHGAVLAAAAGVTPEFSAVIPAGTYANAGDFTIAVTRMGAGA, encoded by the coding sequence ATGACCTACCCCCGTTCCTCCTTCGGCCCCGCCGCCGACTCCGTCGCGCCCAGCCCCCGCTTCCCGCAGATCGAGGAGGAGGTGCTCGCCTTCTGGAAGACGGACGACACCTTCCGCGCCTCGATCGCGCAGCGTGAGGGCTCGCCCGAGTGGGTGTTCTACGACGGCCCTCCCTTCGCGAACGGCCTGCCGCACTACGGCCACCTGCTCACCGGATACGCGAAGGACGTGTTCCCGCGATTCCAGACCATGACGGGTCATAAGGTCGACCGTGTCTTCGGCTGGGACACGCACGGCCTGCCCGCAGAGCTCGAGGCGATGAAGCAGCTCGGCATCACCGAGAAGGCCGAGATCGAGGAGATGGGCATCGACGTCTTCAACGCGAAGGCGAAGAGCTCGGTGCTCGCCTACACGCACGAGTGGCAGGACTACGTCACCCGTCAGGCGCGCTGGGTCGACTTCGACCGCGGTTACAAGACGCTCGACCTGGGCTACATGGAGAGCGTGCTGTGGGCGTTCAAGACCCTGTACGACAAGGGCCTCGCTTACGAGGGATACCGCGTCCTCCCGTACTGCTGGCGCGACGAGACCCCGCTCTCGGCGCACGAGCTGCGCATGGACGACGACGTCTACCAGATGCGCCAGGACCCCTCCGTGACGGTGACCTTCCCGCTCACAGGCGCCAAGGCCGAGGCGCTCGGCCTCACCGGTGTGCGCGCCCTCGCATGGACCACCACGCCCTGGACCCTGCCGACCAACCTCGCGCTCGCCGTCGGTCCCGACATCGAGTACGTGGTGCTGCCGGCCGGACCCCGCGGTGCGGCGGACGTGCATCAGGCCGCGGGGACGACGGACGCCGCCGTCGAGGCGTCGGCCCACCGATACCTGCTCGCAAAGCAGCTCATCGGAGGCTATGCCAAGGACCTCGGCTACGAGAGTGCCGATGACGCGCTGGCCGCCGTCGATGCGACCGTGCGCGGTGCCGAGCTGCAGGACGTCACCTACGACCGGCTGTTCGACTACTACGCCGACACCGAGACGTACGGCACCGAGAACGCCTGGCGCATCCTGGTCGACGACTACGTCACGGTCAGCGACGGCACCGGCATCGTCCACCAGGCTCCGGCCTACGGTGAGGACGACCAGCGGGTCGCCGGTGCCGCCGGAATCCCGACGATCCTGTCGCTCGACGACGGCGGCAAGTTCCTCCCGAACGTCACCGACGTCGCGGGCCAGCTCTGGATGGACGCGAACACGCCGCTCGTGCGCCTGATCCGTGAGAACGGCCGGCTGATCCGTCTGCAGAGCTACGAGCACTCGTATCCGCACTGCTGGCGCTGCCGCAACCCCCTGATCTACAAGGCCGTGTCGAGCTGGTTCATCCGCGTCACGGACATCAAGGACGACATGCTCGCGAACAACGAGCAGATCACGTGGGTGCCGGAGAACGTCAAGCACGGACAGTTCGGCAAGTGGCTCGAGGGCGCGCGCGACTGGTCGATCAGCCGCAACCGCTACTGGGGCTCGCCCATCCCGATCTGGAAGAGCGACGACCCCGAGTACCCGCGCGTGGACGCGTACGGGTCGCTGGAGGATCTGGAGCGCGACTTCGGCACGTTGCCGCGCAACCCCGAGGGCGAGGTCGACCTGCACCGGCCGTACATCGACGACCTCACGCGTCCGAATCCGGACGACCCCACGGGGAAGAGCACGATGCGCCGCATCGAGGACGTCTTCGACGTGTGGTTCGACTCGGGCTCGATGCCCTACGCGCAGGTGCACTACCCGTTCGAGAACCAGGAGTGGTTCGACTCGCACGCGCCGGCGGACTTCATCGTCGAGTACATCGGCCAGACCCGCGGCTGGTTCTACGTCATGCACGTGCTGTCGACCGCGTTGTTCAATCGTCCGGCCTTCACCGGCGTCAGCTGCCACGGCATCGTGCTGGGCAGCGACGGCTACAAGATGTCGAAGTCGCTGCGCAACTACCCGGACGTGTCCGAGGTGCTCGACCGCGACGGCTCCGACGCGATGCGCTGGTTCCTGATGTCGAGCTCGGTGCTGCGCGGTGGGAACCTCGCGGTCACGGAAGAGGGCATCCGCTCGGGGGTCCGCGAGTTCCTGCTGCCGCTGTGGAACTCGTGGTACTTCTTCGCCACGTACGCCAACGCCTCGGGGGCCGAGGGCTACCAGGCCGAGTGGCGCACCGACTCCACGGATGTGCTCGACCGCTACATCCTGGCCCGTCTGGGCGACCTCGTCCGCGAGGTGCGCGTGGATCTGGAGGGGCTGGACTCCACCACCGCGTCCGCGCGGCTGCGCGACTTCGCCGAGGTGCTGACCAACTGGTACATCCGCCGCTCGCGAGACCGCTTCTGGACCGGCGTGACGGAAGACCCGAAGAGCCGCGAGGCCTTCGACACCCTCTACACCGTGCTCGAGACGCTCACCCGTGTGGCGGCGCCTCTCGTGCCGCTCGTCAGCGAGCGCGTGTGGCAGGGCCTGACCGGCGGTCGCAGCGTGCACCTGACCGACTGGCCGGACGACACGCAGTTCCCGGCAGCGGACGAGATCCGTGACGCGATGGACGCGGTGCGCGAGCTGTCGAGCGTCGGCAACGCGCTGCGCAAGAAGGAGAAGCTGCGCGTGCGCCTGCCCCTCGCACGCTTCACGGTGGTCTCACCGCTCGCGGCGTCGCTCGGACAGTTCGAGGACATCCTCCGTGAGGAGCTCAACGTGAAGTCGGTGGAGCTCGTCACACTCGCCGATGACACGGCGGCGGAGTACGGCATCGCGCACCGCCTGAGCGTCAACGCCCGTGCGGCGGGTCCGCGCCTCGGCAAGGACGTGCAGAAGGCGATCCAGGCGGCGCGCTCCGGTGACTGGAGTGAGGTCTCCGGTGTCGTGACGGCAGGTGGCATCGTCCTCGAGCCGTCGGAGTACGAGCTCGTGCTCGAGACGACCGGCCGCCCGGAGGGGGAGGCCCTGGCCATCGTCCCGACGGGTGGCTTCGTGCTGCTCGACACCAGGACGACCCCGGAGCTCGAGGCCGAGGGACTCGCACGCGATGTCATCCGCGCCGTGCAGGAGACGCGCAAGAACGCCGACTTCGACGTCAGCGACCGCATCCAGCTGGTCCTCCGGTTCCAGGACGACGTGGACACCCAGGCTGTCGTGTCGGCGTTCGACCTGGCCGGCATCGCGGCAGAGACTCTCGCCGAGGAGTACTACGTGATCGACGCGCAGGGAGACTCGATCTTCGGACACGGAGCGGTCCTGGCCGCGGCTGCGGGAGTGACGCCCGAGTTCTCCGCGGTCATCCCCGCCGGGACATATGCCAATGCCGGCGACTTCACGATCGCCGTCACCAGGATGGGAGCGGGAGCATGA
- a CDS encoding folylpolyglutamate synthase/dihydrofolate synthase family protein — MSDKDRADAVYEALLSRAGERWVQPRKERTARILAFLDDPQRTYRVVHITGTNGKTSTARMIESLLRAHDLRTGLFTSPHLERFTERIMIDGEPIADEAVADAWDEIEPFVDIVDAELEAAGDAPLTFFELLTVLAFVAVADAPIDVLVLEVGMGGEWDSTNTADGDVAVFAPIDIDHADRLGSTIAEIAEVKAGIIKEGAAVVSAQQPAEAAEVLRRVAAERNATIAFEGEEFGLTEQKLAVGGQLLTIRGLAGEYTEEYLPLYGAHQGHNAALAVAAVESLIGGATQRIAADIVTAGLQESTSPGRLQLLGIAPTVIVDAAHNPHGAKALAQALDDSFDFDEWGLVLGVLADKDAAGIVAELAPGAAHVFATAPDSDRASDADAIADLVEQAGQRATVHHSLADAADAAREWAASSDRRAVIIAGSVVLAGEAVALAQDEDWKAGWRA; from the coding sequence ATGAGTGACAAGGACAGGGCGGATGCCGTCTACGAGGCCCTGCTGAGCCGCGCCGGAGAGCGCTGGGTGCAGCCGCGCAAGGAGCGCACCGCCCGCATCCTCGCGTTCCTCGATGACCCGCAGCGCACGTACCGCGTCGTGCACATCACGGGTACGAACGGCAAGACGTCGACCGCGCGGATGATCGAGAGCCTCCTGCGGGCGCACGATCTGCGCACGGGACTGTTCACGAGCCCACATCTGGAGCGCTTCACCGAGCGGATCATGATCGACGGCGAGCCCATCGCCGATGAGGCCGTCGCGGATGCGTGGGACGAGATCGAGCCGTTCGTCGACATCGTCGATGCCGAGCTCGAAGCCGCGGGTGATGCTCCGCTGACGTTCTTCGAACTGCTGACCGTGCTGGCGTTCGTCGCCGTGGCCGATGCGCCGATCGACGTGCTCGTGCTCGAGGTGGGCATGGGTGGGGAGTGGGACTCCACGAACACCGCCGACGGCGACGTCGCGGTGTTCGCGCCGATCGACATCGACCACGCCGACCGTCTCGGCAGCACGATCGCCGAGATCGCCGAGGTCAAGGCCGGCATCATCAAGGAGGGCGCGGCCGTGGTGTCCGCCCAGCAGCCCGCGGAGGCGGCCGAGGTGCTGCGTCGCGTGGCGGCGGAGCGCAACGCGACCATCGCGTTCGAGGGCGAGGAGTTCGGTCTCACCGAGCAGAAGCTCGCCGTCGGCGGCCAGTTGCTCACGATCCGTGGCCTGGCGGGGGAGTACACCGAGGAGTACCTGCCGCTGTACGGCGCTCACCAGGGGCACAACGCCGCTCTCGCAGTGGCCGCCGTCGAGTCGCTGATCGGCGGTGCCACCCAGCGCATCGCCGCGGACATCGTGACGGCGGGTCTGCAGGAGAGCACCTCACCGGGCCGGCTGCAGTTGCTCGGCATCGCCCCGACCGTGATCGTCGACGCGGCTCACAACCCGCACGGCGCCAAGGCACTCGCGCAGGCTCTGGACGACAGCTTCGACTTCGACGAATGGGGCCTGGTGCTCGGTGTGCTCGCCGACAAGGACGCCGCCGGCATCGTCGCCGAACTGGCACCGGGAGCGGCGCACGTGTTCGCCACCGCTCCGGATTCGGATCGCGCGAGCGATGCGGATGCGATCGCCGACCTCGTCGAGCAGGCCGGACAGCGGGCGACCGTGCACCACTCGCTGGCCGACGCCGCCGACGCCGCGCGCGAGTGGGCCGCATCCTCCGATCGACGCGCGGTCATCATCGCGGGCTCCGTGGTGCTCGCCGGAGAGGCGGTCGCCCTGGCGCAGGACGAGGACTGGAAGGCGGGGTGGCGCGCATGA
- a CDS encoding DUF4233 domain-containing protein, which yields MSADATPARRTRRPRPPRTLVQKLAPVVLGFEAIVVFLVGLTIFGLRQLPDGIEQWWAIVAGAVVALACIAIAGMITKPWAITAGWVVQALVALSAFFVPSILLVVLIFGGMWAYATIGGARLDARRPAGPTTETQTTQISDTESE from the coding sequence ATGAGCGCCGACGCGACACCGGCTCGCCGTACCCGCCGGCCGCGCCCGCCGCGCACGCTCGTGCAGAAGCTCGCACCTGTCGTGCTGGGTTTCGAGGCCATCGTGGTCTTCCTCGTGGGCCTGACGATCTTCGGGCTGCGGCAGCTTCCCGACGGTATCGAGCAGTGGTGGGCGATCGTCGCCGGGGCGGTGGTCGCGCTCGCCTGCATCGCGATCGCCGGGATGATCACGAAGCCCTGGGCGATCACCGCCGGGTGGGTCGTGCAGGCACTCGTCGCCCTATCGGCGTTCTTCGTTCCCTCCATCCTGCTCGTCGTCCTGATTTTCGGCGGCATGTGGGCGTATGCGACCATCGGAGGGGCCCGATTGGACGCACGACGCCCGGCCGGACCCACGACCGAGACTCAGACCACGCAGATCTCAGACACAGAGAGTGAATGA